The following coding sequences are from one Natronorubrum halophilum window:
- a CDS encoding site-specific integrase, with amino-acid sequence MNLEPIDPKTAVELYLAEREAEAAESTIRSHGARLSHFVRWCGERDIDNLNDLTGRKLHEYRLCRRNDGDLKKTTLKTQMDTLRVFVRFLGTIDGVDQDLHEKVRSPDLRPGEGVREVMLDQEQAEAVLDHLERYEYASLPHVTLAFLWHTMIRMGAARSLDVEDILREWGQDF; translated from the coding sequence ATGAACCTCGAACCAATCGACCCGAAAACCGCAGTTGAATTGTACCTCGCCGAGCGCGAGGCCGAAGCGGCCGAATCGACGATCCGCTCGCACGGAGCACGACTGAGCCACTTCGTCCGCTGGTGCGGCGAGCGCGACATCGACAACCTAAACGACCTCACGGGGCGGAAGCTCCACGAGTACCGTCTCTGCCGACGGAACGACGGCGACCTGAAGAAGACGACTCTGAAGACGCAGATGGACACCCTCCGGGTATTTGTCCGGTTCCTCGGCACGATCGACGGCGTCGATCAGGACTTGCACGAGAAGGTCCGATCGCCCGATCTCCGCCCGGGCGAGGGCGTCCGCGAGGTGATGCTCGACCAAGAGCAGGCTGAGGCGGTTCTGGACCACCTCGAGCGGTACGAGTACGCGTCACTTCCGCACGTGACGCTCGCGTTCCTTTGGCACACGATGATTCGGATGGGAGCCGCGCGCTCGCTCGACGTCGAGGATATCCTCCGAGAGTGGGGACAGGATTTTTGA